A single region of the Herpetosiphon gulosus genome encodes:
- a CDS encoding STM4011 family radical SAM protein, whose protein sequence is MKLAILYRGPLSSCNYGCTYCPFAKHQETAAEHAHDEAALQRFVAWAAQQIQLELSVFFTPWGEALIRRRYQRAIVELANLPHVQKVAIQTNLSARLDWAEDCPKQRLGLWATYHPTQTPRERFLARCHEAIERGIPISVGVVGIHEHQAEIAALREALPKQIYLWVNAYKREVGYYSPEEIAQLTAIDPLFPINNTRHPSEGKVCATGENVISVDGDGTIRRCHFVREPIGNIYNADWQAALQPRVCANATCGCHIGYIHMPHLGLQQVFGQGMLERIPQIPIEVLG, encoded by the coding sequence ATGAAACTAGCAATTTTGTATCGTGGCCCCTTGTCGAGCTGCAATTATGGCTGTACTTATTGCCCATTTGCCAAGCATCAAGAAACTGCTGCCGAGCATGCCCACGATGAAGCAGCCTTGCAACGCTTTGTAGCTTGGGCAGCCCAGCAAATCCAGCTTGAATTAAGCGTTTTTTTCACGCCGTGGGGCGAGGCATTAATTCGGCGGCGCTATCAACGGGCAATTGTTGAGCTGGCTAATTTACCGCATGTCCAAAAAGTCGCCATCCAAACTAATCTTTCGGCGCGGCTGGATTGGGCCGAGGATTGCCCCAAACAACGGCTTGGTTTGTGGGCAACCTATCATCCGACCCAAACGCCGCGCGAACGTTTTTTGGCCCGTTGCCACGAAGCGATCGAACGTGGCATCCCGATCAGCGTGGGGGTTGTCGGCATACACGAACATCAAGCTGAAATTGCGGCCTTGCGCGAAGCCTTACCCAAACAAATCTATCTATGGGTCAATGCCTACAAGCGCGAAGTTGGCTATTATAGCCCTGAGGAAATTGCCCAGCTCACCGCGATTGATCCGCTGTTTCCAATCAACAATACCCGCCACCCTTCGGAAGGCAAGGTTTGTGCTACTGGCGAAAACGTGATTTCGGTCGATGGCGATGGCACAATCCGGCGTTGTCATTTTGTGCGCGAGCCAATTGGCAATATTTATAACGCTGATTGGCAAGCCGCCTTGCAACCGCGAGTTTGTGCTAATGCCACGTGTGGTTGTCATATTGGCTACATTCATATGCCCCATTTGGGCTTGCAACAGGTATTTGGTCAAGGCATGCTCGAACGGATTCCGCAAATTCCGATTGAGGTGTTGGGGTAA
- a CDS encoding glycogen/starch synthase: protein MNEQPLRILYFASEVEPFARTGGLAEVAASLPRALQALGHEVVVAMPRYGHIEPSRWQLEPSQITLKIPLADATEPATWYTTTLPDSDVKVWMVENQRLFGQPEVYLGDGDAERFVFWAKATLEIARAQGWQPDVVHLNDWHAAIVANWLRTSYRDDQFFANTASVYTIHTLAYRGVFGQRVLEMAGIAEYGYIAHSDMPSLHRVVDLMSRGIYYADMINTVSPTHAREILTPAFGEGLDPLLRDRRDRLFGVLNGIDNRRYNPATDSYLAQPFSYDDLTGKQACKIALQQQLGWEVDPSKPLFCFIGRLNDQKGLGLLAETIENLLSHHQFQCVVMGTGEARYHEWLSDLQQRHPQQVAVALTFNEALAHQCYAGSDVLLMPSLVEPGGTNQLIAQRYGCLPLVCAVGGLADTVENINTYAGTGNGFGFTQPESQSLYGTMMRALELYRHPELWQAAVKRAMHCDWSWARSAQRYDELYRRALVSRAARRPRASYGDANERS, encoded by the coding sequence ATGAATGAACAACCGTTAAGGATTTTATATTTCGCCTCCGAGGTCGAGCCATTTGCCCGAACTGGTGGTTTAGCTGAGGTTGCCGCCTCGCTACCCCGCGCCCTCCAAGCCTTGGGCCATGAAGTGGTTGTAGCCATGCCACGGTATGGCCATATCGAGCCAAGCCGCTGGCAACTAGAGCCAAGTCAAATCACCCTGAAAATTCCGTTGGCCGATGCTACCGAACCTGCTACCTGGTACACCACAACCTTGCCTGATAGCGATGTCAAGGTGTGGATGGTCGAAAATCAGCGTTTGTTTGGTCAGCCTGAGGTGTATCTTGGCGATGGCGATGCTGAGCGCTTTGTATTTTGGGCTAAGGCCACGCTAGAAATTGCCCGTGCCCAAGGCTGGCAGCCCGATGTGGTTCATTTGAATGATTGGCATGCAGCGATTGTGGCCAACTGGTTACGCACCTCATATCGCGATGATCAGTTTTTTGCCAACACCGCCTCGGTTTATACCATTCATACCTTGGCCTATCGCGGGGTGTTTGGTCAGCGGGTGCTGGAGATGGCAGGCATCGCTGAGTATGGCTATATTGCCCATTCGGATATGCCAAGTTTGCATCGGGTGGTCGATTTGATGAGTCGTGGCATCTATTATGCCGATATGATCAATACGGTCAGCCCGACCCATGCTCGCGAGATTTTAACTCCTGCATTCGGCGAAGGCCTCGACCCATTATTGCGTGATCGGCGTGATCGGCTGTTTGGGGTCTTGAATGGCATTGACAATCGGCGCTATAATCCTGCTACTGATTCGTACCTAGCCCAGCCATTTAGTTACGACGATTTAACTGGTAAACAAGCTTGCAAAATCGCCCTACAACAGCAATTGGGCTGGGAAGTTGATCCAAGTAAGCCGTTGTTTTGTTTCATCGGACGACTGAATGATCAAAAGGGCTTGGGACTACTGGCCGAGACGATCGAAAATCTATTAAGCCATCATCAATTCCAATGTGTGGTAATGGGGACTGGTGAAGCCCGCTATCATGAATGGCTCAGTGATTTGCAGCAACGACATCCACAGCAAGTTGCGGTAGCCTTGACCTTCAATGAAGCCCTAGCGCATCAGTGTTATGCAGGAAGTGATGTCTTATTAATGCCATCGTTGGTCGAGCCAGGCGGCACGAATCAGTTAATTGCTCAGCGCTATGGCTGTTTACCGTTAGTTTGCGCGGTTGGTGGGCTAGCCGATACCGTTGAGAATATTAATACCTATGCCGGGACGGGCAACGGGTTTGGATTTACCCAGCCAGAGAGTCAATCGCTGTATGGCACCATGATGCGTGCTCTAGAGTTGTATCGACACCCAGAACTCTGGCAAGCCGCAGTTAAGCGGGCGATGCACTGTGATTGGTCGTGGGCACGTTCGGCCCAACGCTACGATGAACTCTATCGACGTGCCCTCGTCAGTCGTGCAGCGCGTCGGCCACGCGCTAGCTATGGAGACGCGAATGAGCGTTCGTGA
- a CDS encoding asparaginase produces the protein MHNVVVITTGGTISTKRTPQWSGAVPMLKGDDFSAMLPRGEFNVSFQDFTNLPSSHITPTMALDLAQRVNSLLLGEADGVVVTHGTDTLEESAFLCDLLIDSNKPVVFTGSMRIATDVGYDGVTNLTGAIRAAAAPQSRGLGVMVAFNDRLFSASTVQKIDSQTADAFDAPGFGPVGSLTGATVRIHHQPSGRQYIPCSRLAERVDLIYATQGADDRQLRAAIDTNSQGIVIAAFGGGRVPPWWLPTIQEALNKRIPVVVTTRCLKGICYDEYGYVGEYHDLKRLGVMFAQQLSPVKARIKLMVALGAAAHPQELREWFAE, from the coding sequence ATGCACAACGTTGTGGTTATTACAACGGGCGGCACGATTTCGACCAAACGCACACCGCAATGGAGCGGCGCAGTTCCAATGCTCAAAGGCGATGATTTTTCGGCGATGCTCCCACGCGGCGAGTTTAATGTTAGCTTTCAAGATTTTACCAATTTGCCAAGTAGCCATATTACTCCAACTATGGCCCTCGATTTAGCTCAGCGGGTCAATAGTTTGTTGCTGGGCGAGGCTGATGGTGTGGTGGTGACCCATGGCACCGATACCTTAGAAGAAAGTGCTTTTTTATGCGATTTATTGATCGATTCGAATAAACCTGTGGTGTTTACTGGCTCGATGCGCATCGCCACTGATGTTGGTTATGATGGCGTTACCAATTTAACTGGGGCGATTCGGGCTGCTGCTGCTCCGCAAAGCCGTGGGCTGGGCGTGATGGTTGCCTTTAACGATCGTTTGTTTTCAGCTTCGACGGTGCAAAAAATCGATTCGCAAACCGCTGATGCCTTTGATGCGCCAGGTTTTGGCCCAGTTGGCAGTTTGACGGGCGCAACTGTGCGAATCCATCATCAGCCCAGTGGTCGCCAATATATACCATGTTCGCGCTTGGCTGAGCGAGTTGATTTAATTTACGCCACCCAAGGAGCCGATGATCGTCAACTGCGGGCGGCGATTGATACCAACTCACAGGGGATTGTAATTGCAGCTTTCGGCGGTGGGCGCGTGCCGCCATGGTGGTTGCCAACCATCCAAGAAGCGCTGAACAAACGCATTCCAGTGGTGGTGACGACGCGCTGCTTGAAGGGCATTTGCTACGATGAGTATGGCTATGTTGGCGAATATCACGATCTCAAACGACTTGGTGTAATGTTTGCCCAGCAGCTTTCGCCAGTCAAAGCACGCATCAAATTGATGGTTGCCTTGGGTGCAGCCGCGCATCCTCAAGAATTGCGCGAGTGGTTCGCGGAATAA
- the fxsT gene encoding FxSxx-COOH system tetratricopeptide repeat protein yields the protein MTTMPDAETLQQAEALLAQIPLDTIPAHQRPRADWMLDDQFPISSFVGREDLLKQLAAAMASTTPTMIVPTLAVTGMGGIGKTSLALEFAYRYGHYFAGGVYWINAEYTLVDTSKVDTTILPSIDRLWLKLFPQRDSSQISPEQRLNDIKSFFNSPIPRLLIFDNCERQSVFEAYRPGPQSGCRVLMTSRNAVWSSSNVRAIAIDLLTAAESRQMLQQLAPRVTAAEADDLAKLVGYLPLALHVMGVALGTLEPSLAVANYYQRVQQALLSELETSANNLQNVHRSPTNHQWSVVATVRVSYGLLKSPYRDEAQLRHILLLLACCAPNAPIPINLLVRATEQDSATIGGWLYALRQSGFFDHDPPQLHPLMREAIRIIEAEDYPSATNTMTAALIAEGRAAYKNWNREAMLALVPHLTACHETEKTKDGYPGNVLAILAQINKRQGNYRQAEQSIHEVLNHKIKTHNSDHPEVLETQYILANILHAQGAYTEALTIYQSILRIQQQILGAEHPNTLTTQNGIASVLRDQGLYTEALHIYQFVLNNRQNVLGKDHPDTLSTQHNFANILYIQGFYTKALEIYQEVLTIKQYIFIEDHPHTLITQSQLADVFKTQGDYHKALNLFETILAAQKRILGTDHPHTLTTQDKLADVFRSLGLYSDALLYHQVVLESKQHALGMEHPSTLSTQYKIASVFYDQGNYRQALQLFQSVFKLRQKVLGVEHPNTVHTKKFIELCIARLKQKG from the coding sequence ATGACGACCATGCCTGATGCTGAAACCCTGCAACAAGCCGAAGCCTTGCTAGCCCAAATCCCGCTTGATACTATTCCAGCCCATCAACGCCCACGGGCTGATTGGATGCTTGATGATCAGTTTCCGATCAGTAGTTTTGTTGGGCGCGAAGATTTGTTAAAGCAACTGGCTGCGGCCATGGCCTCAACTACCCCAACCATGATTGTGCCAACGCTGGCGGTTACTGGCATGGGCGGCATCGGCAAAACCAGCCTTGCACTCGAATTTGCCTATCGCTATGGCCATTATTTTGCTGGCGGCGTATATTGGATCAATGCCGAGTATACATTGGTTGACACATCAAAGGTTGATACCACTATCTTGCCCTCGATTGATCGATTGTGGCTCAAGTTGTTTCCTCAGCGTGATAGCAGCCAAATCTCGCCTGAACAGCGGCTCAACGACATTAAAAGCTTTTTCAATAGCCCAATTCCGCGCCTGTTGATTTTCGATAATTGCGAACGGCAATCGGTTTTTGAAGCCTATCGGCCAGGCCCGCAAAGTGGCTGCCGTGTACTGATGACTAGTCGCAACGCGGTTTGGTCATCGAGCAATGTTCGAGCAATTGCGATTGATCTGCTGACTGCGGCTGAAAGTCGCCAAATGTTGCAACAACTTGCCCCACGCGTGACCGCTGCAGAGGCCGACGATTTAGCCAAACTGGTAGGCTATTTGCCCTTGGCGCTACATGTGATGGGTGTGGCCTTGGGAACACTTGAACCCTCACTAGCTGTCGCCAATTATTATCAACGAGTGCAACAAGCCTTATTGAGTGAACTCGAAACCAGCGCCAACAACTTGCAAAACGTCCATCGCTCGCCAACTAACCATCAATGGAGCGTCGTCGCTACGGTGCGCGTGAGCTATGGCCTACTCAAGAGTCCATATCGCGATGAAGCCCAACTCCGCCATATATTGTTGCTGCTAGCATGTTGCGCACCAAACGCGCCAATTCCAATCAATTTACTCGTACGCGCAACCGAGCAGGATTCGGCAACTATTGGCGGATGGTTGTATGCGCTGCGCCAAAGTGGCTTTTTCGATCACGATCCGCCGCAACTGCACCCGCTCATGCGCGAGGCGATTCGAATTATCGAAGCCGAGGATTACCCTAGCGCCACCAACACCATGACCGCTGCTTTAATTGCTGAAGGTAGAGCTGCCTATAAAAATTGGAACCGCGAGGCAATGTTGGCTTTAGTACCCCATCTCACCGCCTGCCATGAAACCGAAAAAACCAAGGACGGCTATCCGGGCAATGTCCTAGCAATCCTTGCACAAATTAATAAACGCCAAGGCAATTATCGCCAAGCAGAACAGTCTATACATGAGGTATTGAATCATAAAATTAAGACTCATAATTCTGATCATCCAGAAGTATTAGAAACTCAATATATCCTCGCAAATATTTTACATGCCCAAGGAGCTTATACTGAAGCTTTAACTATCTATCAATCCATACTTCGTATACAACAACAGATCTTAGGTGCAGAACACCCCAATACCCTTACTACCCAAAATGGTATTGCTAGTGTTTTACGAGACCAGGGACTTTATACAGAGGCTTTACACATCTATCAATTTGTACTTAATAACAGACAAAACGTTTTAGGAAAGGATCACCCTGATACACTGAGTACCCAGCATAATTTCGCCAACATATTATATATTCAAGGGTTTTATACCAAAGCGCTGGAGATTTATCAGGAAGTATTAACCATTAAACAATATATTTTTATCGAGGATCATCCTCATACTCTGATAACTCAGAGTCAACTCGCAGATGTGTTTAAAACCCAAGGAGACTATCACAAAGCCTTAAATCTTTTTGAGACAATATTAGCTGCCCAAAAACGTATTTTAGGCACTGATCATCCTCATACACTAACTACTCAAGATAAGTTAGCAGATGTATTCCGTTCTTTAGGATTATATAGCGATGCTTTGCTTTATCATCAGGTGGTATTAGAAAGTAAGCAACATGCATTAGGAATGGAACATCCTTCCACTTTATCAACTCAATATAAAATCGCCAGTGTCTTTTATGACCAAGGTAACTATCGCCAAGCCTTGCAACTCTTTCAATCTGTCTTCAAGCTTAGACAAAAAGTTTTAGGTGTAGAACATCCAAACACCGTCCACACAAAAAAGTTTATTGAATTGTGCATAGCACGGCTGAAGCAAAAGGGGTAG
- a CDS encoding choice-of-anchor Q domain-containing protein produces MLGRKKFLLSGLIILGLGLVWDSRPVAADSVVVGTGTPASCTEAAFDVGLAQLFPGEQVPGGTLTFNCGANPHTIILTSQKFLHDGSVIDGGGKITLSGGNTTRIFWVSQQARVEIQRIILTNGSAEHSGAIFVEPNWSGEFTNLTLNQVTIKDSQATSFGGGIGAQHTNLTLINSRIETNRSSGSGGGMSFNTGSLTIRNSQIANNKAETEGAGLEAWAAILDIRQSDIDVNELLGHENTDFGGGMVIRQSNGIFEGGRLWGNVAGQGGGLYLREGSVLEFNTSKFASNVAFHEGGGVSIAANAGLTIKHSIVDLNVSALAGGGIANQGSLQIERSTLINNSALDGDGGAIANSGLAVLSYSTIAKNWSWRGAGLNNRPNGTIGIDHVTITANTAEGDGGGLYHAGNQFTVNNSIIMGNNAATGAQCGYASQAPSMSFSLWSDGSCGSQTSNGNKPNTWPVLRPLGWYGGPTPTYLPLSYSESTDAGSCASSSVTDQRGLAGFLGAACDMGAVESGALWYQVSLPMTIK; encoded by the coding sequence ATGCTAGGGCGTAAAAAATTCCTGTTGAGTGGATTGATCATACTTGGTTTGGGCCTCGTTTGGGATAGCCGTCCAGTTGCTGCCGATAGCGTGGTGGTGGGCACTGGCACACCTGCTAGTTGTACTGAGGCGGCCTTTGACGTTGGTTTAGCTCAGCTTTTTCCAGGCGAACAAGTACCAGGTGGCACGCTAACCTTTAATTGTGGTGCGAATCCACATACGATCATTTTAACCAGCCAAAAATTTTTGCACGATGGCTCAGTGATTGATGGTGGTGGCAAAATTACGCTTTCTGGCGGCAATACGACGCGGATTTTTTGGGTCAGCCAACAAGCGCGGGTCGAAATTCAGCGCATCATCCTGACGAATGGTAGTGCTGAGCATAGCGGGGCGATTTTCGTCGAGCCAAATTGGAGCGGCGAGTTTACCAATTTAACCCTCAACCAAGTAACCATTAAAGATAGCCAAGCGACATCATTTGGTGGCGGAATTGGCGCACAGCATACCAACCTGACCCTGATTAATAGCCGCATTGAAACCAATCGATCGAGTGGCAGCGGCGGTGGTATGAGTTTCAATACGGGCAGTTTAACGATTCGCAATAGCCAGATTGCCAATAACAAAGCTGAAACCGAAGGTGCTGGACTTGAGGCATGGGCGGCAATTTTGGATATTCGCCAATCGGATATTGACGTAAATGAGTTGCTGGGCCATGAAAATACCGATTTTGGCGGCGGTATGGTGATTCGGCAAAGCAATGGTATTTTTGAAGGTGGCAGGTTGTGGGGTAATGTTGCGGGCCAAGGCGGCGGCCTCTATCTGCGCGAAGGCAGTGTGCTGGAGTTTAACACCAGCAAATTTGCATCAAATGTGGCTTTTCACGAAGGCGGTGGGGTCTCTATTGCCGCCAATGCAGGTTTGACCATCAAACACAGCATTGTTGATCTGAATGTATCGGCATTGGCTGGCGGCGGCATCGCCAACCAGGGTAGCCTTCAGATTGAACGCTCGACCTTGATCAACAATAGTGCTTTAGATGGTGATGGCGGTGCAATTGCTAATTCAGGCTTGGCTGTGTTGAGTTACAGCACGATTGCCAAAAACTGGTCTTGGCGCGGTGCTGGGCTAAATAATCGCCCTAATGGAACGATTGGAATTGATCATGTGACAATAACCGCTAATACTGCTGAGGGTGATGGCGGTGGACTCTATCATGCTGGCAATCAATTTACCGTCAATAACAGCATTATTATGGGCAATAACGCCGCAACAGGAGCGCAATGTGGCTACGCCAGCCAAGCGCCGAGCATGAGTTTTAGCTTGTGGAGCGATGGAAGTTGTGGCAGCCAAACCAGCAATGGCAATAAACCAAATACTTGGCCAGTGTTGCGGCCTTTGGGCTGGTATGGTGGCCCAACTCCAACCTACTTGCCGCTTAGCTATAGCGAATCGACCGATGCTGGTTCATGCGCAAGCTCCAGTGTGACCGATCAGCGTGGTTTGGCAGGCTTTTTGGGTGCGGCCTGCGATATGGGCGCGGTCGAAAGTGGCGCGTTGTGGTATCAGGTCTCGCTACCGATGACGATTAAGTAA
- the eutC gene encoding ethanolamine ammonia-lyase subunit EutC, whose product MAEQAETELWQRLRQFTNARIGLGRVGDALPTKAHLTFQQDHALARDAVHAQVDFAAISSALQPEFPQILRLKSAALDRATYLKRPDLGRSLYAESRQQLEALQAEPYTVALVVADGLSAVAIERHAVPLLNIIMPQLGALGWSLAPLVLVEQGRVAIGDEIGELLKAELVVVLIGERPGLSVADSLGIYLTYAPQRGRNDAERNCISNIHPQGLNYAAASDLLIYLLGQARQRRLTGVALKDERQQLGDPQTATLA is encoded by the coding sequence ATGGCCGAACAAGCAGAAACTGAGCTTTGGCAACGCTTGCGCCAATTTACTAATGCACGCATTGGCCTCGGTCGGGTGGGCGATGCGCTGCCAACCAAAGCTCATTTGACCTTTCAACAAGACCATGCCTTGGCCCGTGATGCAGTCCATGCCCAGGTTGATTTTGCGGCGATTTCCAGCGCATTACAACCTGAATTTCCCCAAATCCTCAGGCTCAAAAGCGCCGCCTTGGATCGGGCAACCTATCTCAAGCGGCCAGATTTAGGTCGAAGCTTGTATGCTGAATCGCGTCAGCAGCTTGAGGCCTTACAAGCTGAACCATATACTGTAGCCTTGGTAGTGGCCGATGGCTTATCAGCAGTGGCGATCGAACGCCATGCTGTGCCGCTACTGAACATAATCATGCCGCAACTTGGGGCGCTTGGTTGGTCACTAGCGCCGTTGGTGCTGGTTGAACAAGGGCGGGTGGCAATTGGCGATGAAATTGGCGAATTGCTCAAGGCTGAATTGGTAGTCGTTTTAATTGGTGAGCGGCCTGGCTTGAGTGTTGCCGATAGTTTAGGCATCTATTTAACCTATGCGCCGCAGCGAGGTCGCAACGATGCTGAGCGCAACTGCATCTCCAACATTCACCCACAAGGCTTGAACTACGCAGCGGCTAGCGATTTATTAATCTATTTGTTGGGGCAGGCGCGGCAACGGCGCTTGACCGGAGTTGCCCTCAAAGACGAGCGCCAGCAACTTGGCGATCCTCAAACCGCGACACTTGCATAA
- a CDS encoding ethanolamine ammonia-lyase subunit EutB — MTSYQHSIRQRLYQFDSLKTLLAKATPERSGDALAGLIAASAEERVAAQWCLADLPLTTFLNEVLIPYETDEVTRLIIDSHDQTAFAPIRHLTVGGLREWLLDYHTDSQQLAAVAAGITPEMAAAVSKIMRNQDLIAVAKKCQVITRFRNTLGLAGRFSSRLQPNHPTDDPEGIAAAIFDGLLYGCGDAVIGINPATDSPQAMTSLLHLIDELRQRYAIPVQSCVLAHVTTALQVIERGAPVDLVFQSIAGTEAANRSFGIDLALLNEANQAALALQRGTIGNNVMYFETGQGSALSANAHHGVDQQTCEARAYAVARAFDPLLVNTVVGFIGPEYLYDGKQISRAALEDHFCGKLLGLPMGCDACYTNHAEADQNDIDNLLVLLASAGCTYVMGVPGADDIMLNYQSTSYHDIRFVQTTLGLRPAPEFEAWLQQIGISDQAGLLITNERHRLLQSAAQLGEL; from the coding sequence ATGACCAGCTATCAGCATTCAATTCGTCAACGCCTCTACCAATTCGATTCGCTCAAAACTCTCTTGGCTAAGGCTACGCCTGAACGTTCGGGCGATGCTTTGGCTGGCTTGATCGCTGCTAGCGCCGAGGAACGAGTGGCGGCGCAGTGGTGTTTAGCCGATCTGCCATTAACTACCTTTCTCAACGAAGTGCTAATTCCCTACGAGACTGATGAAGTGACGCGCTTGATCATCGACAGCCATGATCAAACTGCTTTTGCGCCAATTCGCCATTTGACGGTTGGTGGTTTGCGCGAGTGGCTGCTCGATTATCACACCGATAGCCAGCAGTTGGCGGCGGTTGCGGCAGGCATCACGCCCGAAATGGCGGCGGCAGTTTCCAAAATTATGCGCAACCAAGATTTGATTGCGGTCGCCAAAAAGTGCCAAGTGATTACGCGCTTTCGCAATACCTTGGGCTTGGCGGGGCGTTTTTCTTCGCGTTTGCAGCCTAATCATCCAACCGATGATCCCGAGGGGATCGCAGCGGCAATTTTCGATGGCTTGTTGTATGGCTGTGGCGATGCGGTAATTGGCATCAACCCAGCGACCGATAGCCCGCAAGCCATGACCAGTTTGCTACATTTAATTGATGAATTACGTCAGCGATATGCCATACCGGTGCAATCGTGTGTGTTGGCCCATGTTACCACCGCCTTGCAGGTGATCGAGCGTGGCGCTCCGGTCGATTTGGTCTTTCAATCGATTGCTGGCACCGAGGCGGCGAATCGTAGTTTTGGCATCGATTTGGCCTTGTTGAACGAAGCCAATCAAGCGGCACTCGCCTTGCAGCGTGGCACAATTGGCAATAATGTAATGTATTTTGAAACTGGCCAAGGCAGCGCACTTTCAGCCAATGCCCATCATGGCGTTGATCAACAGACCTGCGAAGCGCGAGCTTATGCCGTAGCGCGGGCCTTTGATCCATTGTTGGTTAACACAGTCGTGGGCTTTATCGGCCCTGAATATCTCTATGATGGCAAGCAAATTAGCCGAGCGGCCTTGGAAGACCATTTTTGTGGCAAATTGTTGGGCCTGCCGATGGGCTGCGATGCCTGCTATACCAACCACGCCGAAGCTGATCAAAACGATATTGATAATTTGCTGGTGCTGTTGGCCAGCGCTGGTTGTACCTATGTGATGGGCGTGCCTGGCGCTGACGATATTATGCTCAATTATCAAAGCACCTCGTATCACGATATTCGCTTTGTGCAGACAACCTTGGGTTTGCGCCCAGCGCCTGAGTTTGAAGCATGGCTCCAACAGATTGGCATTAGCGATCAAGCAGGCTTGTTGATTACCAACGAGCGCCATCGTTTGTTGCAATCAGCCGCCCAATTGGGAGAATTGTAA